A genomic window from Tolypothrix sp. PCC 7910 includes:
- a CDS encoding acyl-CoA dehydrogenase family protein yields MIKSPEKLTDTTFQFSTPVKANSPELQQLFDFIALGASERDRDRILPFDIIELLKRSRLGALRVPVAEGGGGSSLRELFEVIIRLGDADPNVAHIIRNHFVVIERILRSERSERNRRWLKAVVDGAFFGFAGSELEVKRAGSGTVLNTKLTPEAGGYRLNGSKYYSTGSLYADFVAVRLLAPDGTPATAIVPTKREGVELVDDWDGFGQRLTGTGTTTFTNVRIEADEVVFDTDADNSLLTYNATIPQLFLTAINAGIIRNVLRDATNLVHKRPRTFYHAVAEQAANDPLIQQTVGQISANAFAAEAIVLAAADGLDQIIAARAKGEDESAASLAASLRTTKAKLVVDELTLRSTTLLFEVGGASTTKKSSNLDRHWRNARTLSSHNPAAFKARAIGNYEINATPLPTGAFF; encoded by the coding sequence ATGATTAAGAGTCCAGAAAAACTAACAGATACCACTTTCCAGTTTTCGACCCCTGTAAAAGCTAACTCGCCGGAACTCCAGCAGCTTTTCGATTTTATTGCTCTGGGTGCTTCGGAGCGCGATCGCGATCGCATTTTGCCTTTTGATATTATCGAACTACTCAAGCGTTCCCGGTTAGGTGCATTGCGAGTTCCTGTGGCTGAAGGTGGCGGTGGTAGCAGTTTACGCGAACTGTTTGAAGTCATAATTCGCCTGGGAGATGCTGACCCCAACGTCGCCCATATTATCCGCAATCATTTCGTTGTGATTGAGCGAATTTTGCGATCTGAACGCAGCGAAAGAAATCGTCGCTGGCTGAAGGCGGTTGTTGATGGTGCATTCTTCGGATTTGCTGGTAGCGAACTAGAAGTTAAACGAGCTGGTAGCGGCACAGTATTGAATACGAAACTCACACCAGAAGCAGGTGGATATCGGCTCAATGGCTCAAAATATTACAGTACTGGCAGTTTGTATGCAGATTTCGTTGCTGTGCGCCTATTAGCACCCGATGGCACTCCGGCAACGGCGATTGTACCCACTAAACGCGAAGGAGTTGAGCTTGTAGACGATTGGGATGGTTTTGGACAACGGTTAACAGGTACAGGAACGACTACATTCACAAATGTTCGCATAGAGGCGGATGAAGTAGTTTTTGATACAGATGCAGATAACAGTCTGCTCACATACAACGCTACGATTCCGCAATTGTTCTTAACTGCAATCAACGCAGGTATTATTCGTAACGTGCTGCGCGATGCTACAAACCTTGTCCACAAAAGACCCCGAACTTTCTACCATGCTGTCGCCGAACAAGCAGCAAATGACCCACTAATCCAGCAAACAGTAGGGCAAATCTCCGCCAACGCCTTTGCAGCAGAAGCGATCGTGTTAGCAGCCGCCGATGGACTCGATCAAATTATTGCCGCCCGCGCTAAAGGTGAAGATGAATCAGCTGCTTCCCTCGCAGCTTCTTTGCGAACCACCAAAGCCAAATTAGTTGTCGATGAATTAACATTGCGCTCAACTACCTTGTTATTCGAGGTTGGTGGCGCTTCCACAACCAAAAAAAGCTCGAATTTAGATCGCCATTGGCGCAACGCCCGTACCCTGTCCTCTCACAATCCAGCTGCTTTCAAAGCGCGTGCGATCGGCAACTACGAAATCAACGCTACACCTCTACCCACAGGAGCCTTTTTCTAG
- a CDS encoding LLM class flavin-dependent oxidoreductase, translated as MTNRRQLHLNLLFNNAGNYSSAWRWPDSDPGAFIDVQYYVRTAKLCERGTFDAVFLADHPALSDYPEYRPFQSLEPTIALATVAAATERIGLIATASTTYNEPYNIARRYATLDRVSGGRVGWNVVTTANPEAAYNFGQTEVVSHSERYERAAEFTEVVQALWDSWEDDAFVGDKESAQFIDTSRVHPINHKGKYFSVQGPLNVPRSPQGRPVLVQAGGSDDGRDLAAKYAEVIFTAAQSLPQAIDYANDLRNRARKFGRSPDSIVILPGLVTVIASTEAEAKRREQELWELVPIEYGLGRLANILQVDPDVLKLDERLPENLPLPVNSNQTMFNVAVNVARRGNLTVRELIKALGGGGTMHRIIVGTPEQVADSIEEWFLSGAVGGFNVVPDVIASGLETFVDFVVPELRRRGIFRTEYTGRTLREHYGLERPESRYAREKRQAVPA; from the coding sequence ATGACTAATCGTCGCCAACTACACCTTAATCTGCTATTCAATAATGCTGGTAACTATAGTTCGGCTTGGCGCTGGCCTGATAGCGATCCGGGTGCTTTTATTGATGTGCAATATTATGTCCGCACGGCCAAGCTTTGCGAGCGAGGAACTTTTGATGCGGTTTTTTTAGCCGATCATCCGGCTTTGAGTGATTATCCTGAATATCGCCCATTTCAATCATTGGAGCCGACGATCGCATTGGCGACGGTGGCAGCTGCTACCGAACGGATTGGACTAATTGCCACCGCCTCGACTACATATAATGAACCTTATAATATTGCTCGTCGCTACGCCACCCTAGATCGTGTTAGTGGCGGTCGTGTTGGTTGGAATGTCGTTACTACAGCCAATCCGGAAGCTGCATATAACTTTGGTCAGACCGAAGTAGTTTCCCATAGCGAACGCTACGAGAGGGCAGCGGAATTTACTGAGGTTGTACAAGCTCTGTGGGATAGTTGGGAGGATGATGCATTTGTTGGTGATAAGGAATCTGCCCAGTTTATAGATACCTCTCGCGTCCATCCCATCAACCACAAAGGTAAGTATTTTTCTGTACAAGGGCCGTTAAACGTGCCGCGATCGCCTCAAGGTCGCCCTGTTTTGGTACAAGCTGGTGGTTCCGATGACGGGCGAGACTTGGCGGCGAAATATGCTGAAGTCATCTTTACGGCGGCTCAGTCCCTACCACAGGCAATTGACTATGCTAACGATCTACGCAACCGCGCTCGTAAATTTGGGCGATCGCCAGATTCCATTGTCATCCTACCTGGTCTTGTGACTGTAATCGCCAGCACCGAAGCCGAAGCTAAACGCCGCGAACAAGAACTCTGGGAACTAGTTCCGATAGAATACGGGCTTGGTAGGTTAGCTAATATACTGCAAGTTGACCCAGATGTTTTGAAGTTGGACGAGCGTTTACCGGAGAATCTGCCACTACCAGTAAATAGCAATCAAACTATGTTCAACGTTGCAGTTAATGTAGCTAGGCGGGGCAATTTGACTGTACGGGAGTTAATCAAAGCTTTAGGCGGTGGTGGGACAATGCATCGCATTATTGTTGGTACACCAGAACAAGTGGCAGATTCCATTGAAGAATGGTTTCTATCGGGTGCAGTTGGTGGCTTCAATGTAGTACCTGATGTAATCGCCTCCGGCTTGGAAACATTCGTTGATTTTGTGGTTCCAGAACTACGCCGCCGAGGAATTTTCCGCACGGAGTATACTGGCCGCACTTTGCGAGAGCATTATGGCTTAGAACGCCCAGAAAGCCGATATGCACGCGAAAAACGTCAAGCCGTTCCCGCCTAA
- a CDS encoding acyl-CoA dehydrogenase family protein, with product MIKSPEKVLDSTIQFSAPVTANSPELQTLLDFIALGASERDRDRILPFDIIDLIRSSRLGALRIPVAEGGAGSSVRELLEVVIRLGDADPNVAHIVRNHFSVTERILRSQRSDRNRRWLKAVVDGAIIGLAATELEAKRSGGGQVVNTKLTPDGNGYRLNGKKYYSTGSIYADLIFVRVLAADETNAFILIPLNREGIELVDDWDGFGQRLTGTGTTTFTNVRVEADEVILETDTDRDNLPYNIVPQLFLTAVNAGIIRSVLRDAINLIHKRPRTFYHAVAEQAADDPLLQQTVGQISANAFAAEAIVLAAADALDRLAIAQTQGEEAETAAALTASLSASKAKLIVDDLALRSATLLFEVGGASTTKKSSNLDRHWRNARTLASHNPSHFKARAIGDYEINNKPLPTRGFF from the coding sequence ATGATTAAGAGTCCAGAAAAAGTTTTAGATAGCACAATCCAGTTTTCCGCTCCTGTAACCGCTAATTCACCAGAATTGCAAACCCTTTTAGACTTTATTGCTTTAGGGGCTTCGGAGCGCGATCGCGATCGCATCCTCCCTTTTGATATTATCGACCTCATCCGCAGTTCCCGCTTAGGTGCATTACGCATCCCCGTTGCAGAAGGTGGTGCTGGTAGTTCAGTGCGGGAGCTATTAGAGGTTGTGATTCGCTTGGGTGATGCCGATCCTAACGTCGCTCACATTGTGCGAAATCACTTCTCCGTCACAGAAAGAATTTTGCGTTCACAGCGCAGCGATAGGAATCGTCGATGGCTCAAAGCTGTCGTCGATGGTGCAATTATTGGACTGGCGGCGACAGAACTAGAGGCCAAACGCTCTGGTGGCGGTCAAGTCGTGAATACAAAATTAACACCCGATGGCAATGGCTATCGTCTGAATGGTAAGAAGTATTACAGCACTGGTAGTATTTATGCAGATTTAATTTTCGTGCGGGTGTTAGCAGCAGATGAAACGAATGCGTTCATACTTATTCCGCTAAACCGTGAGGGAATAGAGCTTGTAGACGACTGGGACGGTTTCGGACAAAGGTTAACAGGTACAGGCACGACTACCTTCACCAATGTTCGTGTCGAAGCTGATGAAGTTATCTTAGAGACAGATACAGATAGAGATAACTTACCTTACAACATCGTCCCGCAATTATTCCTGACGGCAGTGAACGCAGGAATTATTCGCAGCGTATTGCGCGATGCCATCAATCTCATCCACAAACGCCCCAGAACCTTCTACCATGCTGTAGCCGAGCAAGCAGCAGATGACCCACTCTTGCAGCAAACCGTCGGTCAAATCTCCGCCAACGCCTTTGCCGCCGAAGCGATCGTCCTAGCCGCCGCCGATGCTCTAGATCGCCTTGCGATTGCCCAAACCCAAGGTGAAGAAGCAGAAACAGCAGCAGCACTAACAGCTTCTTTGAGTGCTTCCAAAGCCAAATTAATTGTCGATGACTTAGCACTACGTTCAGCCACTCTATTATTTGAAGTTGGTGGAGCTTCCACAACCAAAAAAAGCTCAAATTTAGATCGTCATTGGCGCAATGCTCGCACCTTAGCATCCCACAACCCCAGTCATTTTAAAGCCCGCGCCATTGGCGACTACGAAATCAACAACAAACCACTGCCAACCAGAGGATTCTTCTAA
- a CDS encoding NtaA/DmoA family FMN-dependent monooxygenase (This protein belongs to a clade of FMN-dependent monooxygenases, within a broader family of flavin-dependent oxidoreductases, the luciferase-like monooxygenase (LMM) family, some of whose members use coenzyme F420 rather than FMN.), with protein sequence MPHAQSPIMKQMHLVGFMHSSHVVLSHAIWRHPQTELGFLEPEFYQHIAQTLERGKFDMVFFADALAFPDRHGNSFELGLKYGAQGVVRLDPILTATAMALATQFIGVGITRSTSYYQPYDLARMFATLDHLSKGRAAWNIVTSSRNSEAQNFGLEKHLEHDRRYEKAAEFVEVVTKLWDSWQEDALILDKESGLFADPSKVNYVNHVGEWFKVRGPLTVPRSPQGRPVLIQAGGSERGKDFAAQWGEVIFEIKHTPAQMKAFYQDLKSRLGKFGRNPDECKILPAITPFIGETEAIAKEKQALHNELIHPEVGIFTLSSHMDYDFSQHDLDAPIADITVNGTQGIFQAARELSQSEGLTLRDIGKLYGQGVLTPHIVGTPEQIADQLEALFKDETCDGFVISPAYLPGTFTEFVDTVVPELQRRGLFREGGNIPAIWAKSTGKDTRVIGLTWVDEYQAILTLPNSEINQPADLAGRKLGLPRRIESQIDFSRAMALRGFLSTLSLADLKETDVKFVDINAQQTDLRELEGTTVRRSNFYYAEVAALLRGEVDAIYVKGAPGVDLTVEHGFKVVFDLGAHPDPLVRVNNGTPRTITVNADLVEQHPDLVVQYLVSLFQTSKWAETHAEEVVRIVSQETGGGEAAVRKAYGSKLHQRLQPALSEEWIAGLKLHKDFLLKWGFIPTDFDIDAWIVREPLAIAQKLAFNLQEPAFAQL encoded by the coding sequence ATGCCCCATGCCCAATCCCCAATTATGAAACAAATGCATCTTGTCGGGTTCATGCACTCGTCTCATGTAGTTCTCAGTCATGCTATTTGGCGACATCCCCAGACTGAACTGGGCTTTTTAGAACCAGAATTTTATCAACACATTGCCCAAACTCTAGAGCGTGGCAAGTTCGATATGGTGTTTTTTGCTGATGCGCTAGCATTTCCCGATCGCCACGGTAATAGCTTTGAGTTGGGGTTGAAGTATGGCGCTCAAGGGGTGGTTCGTCTCGATCCCATTTTGACGGCTACGGCAATGGCGTTGGCAACGCAATTCATTGGTGTGGGTATTACTCGTTCTACTTCTTACTATCAACCCTACGATCTGGCGCGGATGTTTGCCACGCTGGATCATCTTTCTAAGGGACGGGCGGCTTGGAATATCGTTACCTCTAGCCGCAACTCAGAGGCGCAGAACTTTGGCTTAGAAAAGCATCTAGAACACGATCGCCGTTATGAAAAAGCCGCAGAGTTTGTTGAGGTAGTAACGAAACTCTGGGATAGTTGGCAGGAGGATGCGCTGATTTTAGATAAAGAAAGCGGCTTGTTTGCCGATCCCAGCAAGGTGAATTATGTAAACCATGTAGGCGAATGGTTTAAGGTACGGGGGCCTTTGACAGTACCAAGATCGCCTCAAGGTCGCCCTGTACTCATTCAAGCTGGTGGCTCGGAACGGGGAAAAGATTTCGCTGCCCAGTGGGGTGAGGTGATTTTTGAGATTAAACATACACCCGCCCAAATGAAAGCTTTTTATCAGGATCTCAAATCGCGCCTTGGTAAGTTTGGCAGAAATCCTGATGAGTGTAAAATTTTACCTGCAATTACACCTTTTATTGGTGAGACAGAAGCGATCGCAAAGGAAAAACAAGCTTTGCACAACGAATTAATTCATCCCGAAGTGGGAATCTTTACTTTGTCGAGCCACATGGATTATGACTTTTCCCAACATGATCTCGATGCGCCAATTGCAGATATCACCGTCAATGGAACTCAAGGAATTTTCCAAGCCGCTAGGGAATTGAGTCAATCAGAAGGTTTAACACTGCGAGATATCGGTAAACTCTACGGTCAAGGAGTCTTAACGCCCCACATTGTCGGCACACCAGAACAGATTGCAGATCAATTAGAAGCCTTATTTAAAGATGAAACCTGCGATGGCTTTGTGATTTCGCCAGCTTATTTACCGGGGACGTTTACCGAGTTTGTCGATACCGTTGTTCCAGAGTTACAACGCCGGGGATTATTTCGTGAGGGTGGTAATATTCCGGCAATTTGGGCAAAGTCTACTGGTAAAGATACCCGCGTAATTGGTTTGACATGGGTAGATGAGTACCAAGCAATATTGACTCTACCAAATTCAGAAATTAACCAACCCGCAGATTTAGCAGGGCGGAAATTGGGACTACCACGACGGATTGAAAGTCAAATTGACTTCTCTAGAGCAATGGCGTTGCGTGGTTTCTTGAGTACTTTGTCGCTAGCCGACTTAAAAGAAACTGATGTCAAATTTGTAGATATTAACGCCCAACAAACAGACTTACGCGAACTTGAAGGTACGACTGTACGGCGAAGTAATTTCTATTATGCAGAAGTAGCCGCTTTACTGCGAGGTGAGGTTGATGCCATCTATGTTAAAGGTGCCCCTGGTGTAGACTTGACTGTAGAACATGGTTTTAAAGTAGTGTTCGATTTAGGCGCGCATCCCGATCCCCTGGTGCGGGTGAACAATGGTACTCCAAGAACAATCACCGTTAATGCAGATCTTGTAGAACAGCATCCAGATTTAGTGGTGCAATATCTAGTTTCTCTTTTCCAAACTTCAAAATGGGCAGAAACCCACGCCGAAGAGGTAGTGAGAATTGTTTCCCAGGAAACTGGAGGCGGTGAAGCAGCAGTTCGCAAAGCTTATGGTTCAAAGCTACATCAGCGCTTACAACCAGCTTTATCCGAAGAGTGGATCGCCGGACTGAAATTGCATAAAGACTTTCTATTGAAGTGGGGATTTATTCCTACAGATTTTGATATTGATGCTTGGATTGTGCGAGAACCCTTAGCAATAGCTCAGAAACTAGCTTTTAATCTTCAAGAACCCGCTTTTGCTCAACTATAG
- a CDS encoding LLM class flavin-dependent oxidoreductase: MEVLWYLTAPDGPYPWTKKGARKIDYAYMQQLARGIDHLGYSGALLATGVHDTWVLGSSLIPFTERMRFLIAVHPGLLSPTLFAKMAATFDQFSKGRLLINIINGTSNTMAANGLHLSHDERYAHCDEYLRVWRRLMAGETVDFEGEYVNVKKAKVGLPAVQSPYPPLWFGGSSEAALEVAAKHIDTYLTWGETPPQIAERVATMRSLAAKYGRTLRFGIRLYVIVRETEEEAWKAADWLLQRMDEESVANIQKMLNSGDSVGQQRMLKFHGGQIPKNVRDLEIYPNLWAGLGLVRPGPGTAVVGDPKTVAARLQEYADIGIETFIISGIPLIEEAYRVADLLLPLLPISRPGNNNQVTTSINVPTWSSIRETVGAIPSSKEIAEPAKELG, translated from the coding sequence ATGGAAGTTCTCTGGTATTTAACTGCGCCAGATGGCCCCTATCCTTGGACTAAAAAGGGTGCAAGGAAAATTGATTATGCATATATGCAACAGCTAGCGCGGGGGATCGATCACCTGGGTTATTCTGGCGCACTCTTGGCTACAGGGGTGCATGATACCTGGGTATTAGGTTCGTCGCTAATTCCGTTTACAGAACGGATGCGCTTTTTGATTGCTGTACATCCGGGTTTGTTATCGCCTACATTGTTTGCCAAGATGGCGGCGACTTTTGACCAATTTTCTAAGGGTCGGTTGTTGATTAATATCATCAACGGTACATCCAACACAATGGCCGCTAATGGTTTGCACCTTTCCCACGATGAACGCTATGCCCACTGTGATGAATATCTTAGAGTTTGGCGGCGGCTAATGGCTGGGGAAACAGTTGACTTTGAAGGCGAGTATGTCAATGTTAAGAAAGCCAAGGTAGGATTACCAGCAGTACAGTCACCCTATCCGCCTTTGTGGTTTGGTGGTTCTTCTGAAGCAGCCTTGGAAGTTGCAGCTAAACATATAGATACTTACTTAACTTGGGGAGAAACACCACCACAGATTGCAGAACGAGTAGCCACAATGCGATCGCTTGCTGCTAAATATGGTCGTACTCTCAGATTTGGTATTCGCCTCTATGTGATTGTTCGCGAAACTGAAGAAGAAGCCTGGAAAGCCGCCGATTGGTTACTTCAGCGCATGGATGAGGAATCAGTAGCAAATATTCAAAAAATGCTCAATAGTGGCGATTCGGTAGGTCAGCAACGAATGCTGAAGTTTCATGGCGGTCAAATTCCGAAAAATGTCAGAGATTTGGAAATTTATCCCAATCTTTGGGCGGGTTTAGGTTTAGTGCGTCCCGGCCCTGGTACTGCGGTGGTAGGCGATCCAAAGACTGTTGCGGCGCGTCTTCAGGAATATGCTGATATTGGCATTGAGACTTTCATTATCTCTGGTATTCCGCTGATTGAAGAAGCCTATCGAGTTGCTGATTTATTGTTGCCACTATTACCCATTTCTCGTCCAGGCAATAATAATCAGGTAACTACGAGTATTAATGTTCCCACTTGGAGCAGTATTAGGGAAACTGTAGGGGCTATTCCTTCTAGTAAAGAAATTGCTGAACCTGCTAAAGAATTGGGGTGA
- a CDS encoding aliphatic sulfonate ABC transporter substrate-binding protein codes for MKDKDIFENGLLNYRIKRRSLPTALFFLTSAITVACNSGSTKTSNSASQSPEANSSTPANVADTSAGTKARIAIIRGPGPYYLAKVKGSLEKYLEPKKYGVQWLGPFPAFAPAVEGLNAGSIDFTGGSTTAAISAMAGGSPFKIFGYQVSGKDGSGILVPKNSSIKTLKDLVGKKVLVNRGGTGEYLLAKGLEKAGVSIDKVQRVYLGPADAAPVFASGKADAWAVWGTFFANAAVKDGARILATAGEIESENDGIYIVHNAFLEKHPDVVKAVYDVLVQESKWVLSNAPEAMQVYGKEFKLSEGVQKFMSERVEGAPTPVGAAEIEKMNRVSDWFFKLGIIPKKPNIENFVVDVTKL; via the coding sequence ATGAAAGATAAAGATATCTTTGAGAATGGGTTACTTAACTACCGCATTAAACGTCGTAGTTTGCCTACAGCATTATTTTTCCTGACATCTGCTATTACGGTTGCTTGTAATAGTGGTTCTACTAAAACTAGCAATTCTGCTTCTCAGTCTCCTGAAGCTAATAGTTCTACACCTGCAAATGTAGCAGATACTAGCGCAGGTACAAAAGCAAGAATAGCCATTATTAGAGGCCCAGGGCCTTACTATCTAGCTAAGGTCAAAGGCTCATTGGAAAAATACTTAGAACCGAAAAAATATGGCGTACAGTGGTTAGGCCCGTTTCCCGCCTTTGCACCCGCCGTTGAAGGTTTGAATGCAGGTAGTATTGATTTTACAGGCGGTAGTACTACGGCTGCTATATCCGCAATGGCTGGTGGTTCACCATTCAAAATTTTTGGTTACCAAGTTAGTGGCAAAGATGGATCGGGGATTTTAGTTCCTAAAAACTCTTCGATTAAAACCCTAAAAGATTTGGTTGGTAAAAAGGTGCTTGTGAATCGAGGCGGTACTGGCGAGTATTTGCTAGCAAAGGGACTAGAAAAAGCCGGAGTTTCTATAGACAAAGTTCAGCGAGTTTATCTTGGCCCTGCGGATGCTGCACCAGTTTTTGCTTCAGGAAAAGCAGATGCTTGGGCTGTATGGGGTACTTTTTTTGCTAATGCTGCTGTAAAAGATGGGGCAAGAATTCTGGCTACTGCTGGAGAAATTGAATCAGAAAATGATGGTATTTATATCGTTCACAATGCATTTTTAGAGAAGCATCCGGATGTTGTAAAAGCTGTTTACGATGTTCTGGTACAAGAAAGCAAATGGGTATTATCAAATGCACCAGAGGCGATGCAAGTCTACGGTAAGGAATTTAAACTTTCTGAAGGTGTACAGAAGTTTATGAGTGAACGAGTAGAAGGAGCGCCCACACCAGTCGGTGCAGCAGAAATTGAAAAGATGAATCGCGTTAGTGACTGGTTTTTTAAACTGGGCATTATTCCCAAAAAACCTAATATAGAAAACTTTGTGGTTGATGTCACAAAGTTATAG
- a CDS encoding aliphatic sulfonate ABC transporter substrate-binding protein, giving the protein MTNSIRIGVHVNNLSVFTLSKKPELLTDLLQPTGVSAEWISETGGKQTVKLLKTAEIDIGATGTTPPILAQAKGVPVVYLATSQPRPVQGAIVVLENSPIQSVSDLKGKNVSLSEGSYQQHFLAIALDKVGLTYQDVKTIPNSADSLKAFLNGEIDAWITSDLHLAEVQKNHKVKVLLYSSELFSNRSIYFTHRSFAEQHPDALSAFIKALERVDRWIATHFSEAAELLSKEINNGIDAKGWEQSLRNRPWGLVPPSQEFIAEQQYAADVFYRFGLLPNSINVSEALLADPLSVFEANLALAGR; this is encoded by the coding sequence ATGACTAATTCAATTCGTATTGGTGTTCATGTTAATAATTTATCGGTGTTTACATTAAGTAAAAAACCTGAATTATTGACAGATTTACTCCAACCAACGGGAGTATCAGCAGAGTGGATCTCGGAAACAGGTGGTAAGCAGACGGTTAAGCTATTGAAGACAGCAGAAATTGATATTGGCGCGACAGGTACAACTCCGCCCATTTTGGCACAGGCGAAGGGCGTGCCAGTGGTATATTTAGCTACCTCTCAACCTCGCCCAGTCCAAGGTGCAATTGTGGTCTTGGAAAATTCGCCGATTCAGAGTGTGAGCGATTTGAAAGGCAAAAATGTGAGCTTGAGTGAAGGGTCTTACCAACAACATTTTCTCGCGATCGCTCTTGATAAAGTCGGGCTTACTTATCAAGATGTGAAAACTATTCCTAACTCAGCAGATTCTCTCAAGGCTTTCCTCAATGGTGAAATAGATGCTTGGATTACATCAGACTTACATTTAGCAGAGGTTCAGAAAAATCACAAAGTTAAGGTACTGCTTTATAGTTCCGAGTTATTTAGCAATCGCTCTATTTACTTTACTCATCGTAGTTTTGCCGAGCAACATCCAGATGCTTTATCAGCCTTTATTAAGGCGCTAGAACGGGTGGATCGCTGGATTGCTACCCATTTCAGTGAAGCGGCTGAACTATTATCCAAAGAAATTAATAATGGGATTGATGCTAAAGGTTGGGAGCAATCTCTGAGAAATAGACCTTGGGGTCTTGTTCCACCCTCCCAAGAGTTTATTGCTGAACAACAATACGCGGCTGATGTATTCTATCGTTTTGGTTTGTTGCCTAATAGTATCAATGTTTCCGAGGCGCTATTAGCTGATCCTTTGAGTGTATTTGAAGCTAATCTCGCACTAGCTGGTAGATAA
- a CDS encoding GFA family protein: MAETVTGGCLCGYVRYKYNGELEAANYCHCQDCRKTTGSAFNVGVRIQSAALRIVAGQVKSYTKNGNSGNKITREFCPECGSPLFTRAPAKPQFVWLKAGSLDNPQLVKPVHQIWTDSAVSWAYIDPELPSFSQNRQIV; encoded by the coding sequence ATGGCGGAAACTGTCACAGGAGGGTGTCTTTGCGGCTATGTGCGGTATAAGTATAACGGAGAACTAGAAGCAGCGAATTATTGCCACTGTCAAGATTGCAGAAAAACGACAGGTAGCGCTTTTAATGTAGGGGTTCGCATACAATCAGCAGCATTACGCATTGTAGCTGGACAAGTTAAGAGTTATACAAAAAATGGGAATAGTGGCAACAAAATTACTCGCGAATTTTGCCCAGAATGTGGTTCACCTCTGTTTACAAGAGCGCCAGCAAAACCGCAATTCGTTTGGCTAAAAGCTGGAAGTTTGGACAATCCGCAATTAGTTAAGCCGGTGCATCAAATTTGGACTGATTCCGCAGTATCTTGGGCTTATATCGATCCAGAACTACCTAGTTTTTCCCAAAATCGCCAAATTGTATAA
- a CDS encoding dienelactone hydrolase family protein produces the protein MSNTNSTATTGTNGFAQAVQPISSQVITTDTQGLVAGFVNIPVKDGEIPVYRAQPDTGENFPIILVIQEIFGVHEHIQDIARRFAKLGYLAIAPELFIRQGDVSKLSNIDEIRPIVATVPDAQVLSDLDDTIAWAIKSAKGNGDRVGITGFCWGGRTTWLYAAHNPQIKAGVAWYGRLLGDTTERQPHHPVDVASKLTVPVLGLYGGQDAGIPLDTVEKLKEQLKSSSSKSEVIVYPDAPHAFLADYRPSYRETEAKDGWERLQAWFKQYGL, from the coding sequence ATGAGCAATACTAATTCTACTGCTACTACCGGAACTAATGGTTTTGCCCAAGCAGTACAACCTATTTCTAGCCAAGTTATCACCACTGATACTCAAGGTTTGGTTGCAGGATTTGTGAATATTCCTGTCAAAGATGGCGAAATTCCTGTCTATAGAGCGCAACCAGACACAGGTGAAAATTTCCCGATTATCCTGGTAATTCAAGAGATATTTGGCGTACACGAACACATCCAAGATATTGCTCGTCGCTTTGCTAAGTTGGGATATTTAGCGATCGCACCGGAATTATTCATCCGTCAGGGTGATGTGTCAAAATTAAGCAATATTGACGAAATTCGCCCGATAGTGGCAACAGTACCCGATGCTCAGGTGTTATCTGACCTTGATGATACTATAGCTTGGGCTATCAAATCTGCGAAAGGTAATGGCGATCGCGTCGGAATTACAGGCTTTTGCTGGGGTGGTCGGACTACTTGGTTATATGCTGCACATAACCCGCAAATTAAAGCAGGTGTAGCATGGTATGGGCGACTGCTAGGCGATACCACAGAACGCCAGCCTCACCATCCCGTTGATGTCGCCTCTAAGCTAACAGTCCCAGTTCTCGGACTCTATGGCGGTCAAGATGCAGGTATTCCCCTGGATACAGTAGAAAAGCTGAAAGAACAACTCAAATCTAGCAGCAGTAAATCTGAAGTCATTGTTTACCCCGATGCACCCCACGCCTTCTTGGCTGATTATCGCCCCTCTTACCGCGAAACAGAAGCTAAAGACGGATGGGAGCGCCTTCAAGCTTGGTTTAAGCAGTATGGATTGTAA